One segment of Deltaproteobacteria bacterium DNA contains the following:
- a CDS encoding cupin domain-containing protein, whose protein sequence is MSKAATIDTANGSERNLNEASGFAPISPYEIYQQWEGVPVYKGFIIDDLLELELGEWARTGGKGAFVNLDGAGGTCDTVIQEIAPGKELRPQRHLFEEAVFILSGQGATTLWNEGGRKHTLEWQKGSLFSVPLNTWFQHFNAQGKEPVRMISLTDATMVINRYRNLDYIFNNPFTFGDRYQGDANEWGQPGRYLEGVKKGRVWESNFIADLWQFQPKDYKERGGGNRTTLFEFVDNTMSAHLSEFPVGKYKKAHRHGAGAHIIMLTGSGYSFLWEEGAPRKRVEWGRMSMFVPPIQWWHQHFNNGAEPARYLALKPWGFKYKVEELKDTGEDVKKGGAQIEYEDQDPAIHQVFIEECRKSGAQVDMAQFGF, encoded by the coding sequence ATGAGCAAGGCCGCCACCATCGACACGGCAAACGGGTCGGAACGGAACCTCAACGAAGCCTCCGGCTTCGCCCCCATCAGCCCCTACGAGATCTACCAGCAGTGGGAAGGGGTCCCGGTATACAAGGGGTTCATCATCGACGACCTGCTGGAGCTGGAGTTGGGCGAGTGGGCACGTACCGGCGGCAAGGGCGCGTTCGTCAATCTCGACGGCGCCGGCGGCACCTGCGACACGGTGATCCAGGAGATCGCGCCGGGCAAGGAGCTGCGGCCGCAGCGCCACTTGTTCGAGGAAGCGGTGTTCATCCTGTCCGGCCAAGGGGCCACCACGCTGTGGAACGAGGGCGGCCGCAAGCACACCCTGGAGTGGCAGAAGGGCAGCCTCTTCTCCGTCCCGCTCAACACGTGGTTCCAGCACTTCAACGCCCAGGGAAAGGAACCGGTGCGGATGATCTCGCTCACCGACGCCACCATGGTCATCAACCGCTACCGGAACCTGGACTACATCTTCAACAACCCGTTCACCTTCGGCGACCGCTACCAGGGCGACGCCAACGAGTGGGGCCAACCCGGGCGCTACCTCGAAGGCGTCAAGAAGGGCCGGGTGTGGGAGTCCAACTTCATCGCCGACCTGTGGCAGTTCCAGCCCAAGGACTACAAGGAGCGCGGCGGCGGCAACCGCACCACCCTGTTCGAGTTCGTCGACAACACCATGAGCGCACACCTCTCGGAATTCCCCGTGGGCAAGTACAAGAAGGCCCACCGGCACGGCGCCGGCGCGCACATCATCATGCTGACCGGCTCCGGCTACTCCTTCCTGTGGGAGGAAGGCGCCCCGCGGAAACGCGTGGAATGGGGCCGCATGAGCATGTTCGTGCCGCCCATCCAGTGGTGGCACCAGCACTTCAACAACGGCGCCGAGCCCGCGCGCTACCTGGCGCTCAAGCCCTGGGGCTTCAAGTACAAGGTGGAGGAACTGAAGGACACCGGCGAGGACGTCAAGAAGGGCGGCGCCCAGATCGAGTACGAGGACCAGGACCCGGCCATCCACCAGGTCTTCATCGAAGAATGCCGCAAAAGCGGCGCCCAGGTGGACATGGCGCAGTTCGGCTTCTGA
- a CDS encoding M24 family metallopeptidase codes for MFHVDLSPFGVDVDRLRTDRLTRLQGIMRARDLSAMLLTDPLNIRYATNTVLWLNLRATGVQRFVLVPADGEPVTYERLFGSERAAGLKKGGSIQGFGAYMFGMRPPVATQDFVNLAVDGLKQMGVSGERVGVDALCLGAVDLLRESGFTVVDGLPALGEARVVKTPDEVELIRWTSRAKEGGYDLVREAVRKPPVVEERLSRMMLEYLLEQGFEAGSEFISIFDSSQMAIRPHREPMGMDLVMTEGDLVICDATVSGPGGYYSDFARTFCHGTPSQADKDRYAEAYATLQEALAYVRPGPCTELFARFGRDSTSRLPGLDGFHGVGMCIYEAPWLRGFDPPEYNLSLEENMIIAFEINHHPVKLEHLLRVTADGAEILSTYPMEPELTPA; via the coding sequence GTGTTTCACGTGGACCTCTCACCCTTCGGCGTCGACGTCGATCGCCTGCGCACCGACCGCCTGACCCGTCTCCAGGGCATCATGCGCGCGCGCGACCTGAGCGCGATGCTGCTCACCGACCCGCTCAATATCCGCTACGCCACCAACACCGTGCTGTGGCTCAACCTGCGCGCCACCGGCGTGCAGCGCTTCGTGCTCGTGCCCGCCGACGGCGAGCCCGTGACATACGAACGACTCTTCGGCAGCGAGCGTGCCGCCGGCCTCAAGAAGGGAGGCTCGATCCAGGGCTTCGGCGCCTACATGTTCGGCATGCGGCCGCCGGTGGCCACACAGGACTTCGTGAACCTGGCGGTGGACGGGTTGAAGCAGATGGGCGTTTCCGGAGAACGGGTGGGTGTCGACGCCTTGTGTCTCGGCGCGGTGGACCTCTTGCGGGAGAGCGGCTTCACGGTGGTGGACGGCCTGCCGGCCCTGGGCGAGGCGCGCGTGGTCAAGACGCCGGACGAGGTGGAGCTGATTCGCTGGACCAGCCGCGCGAAAGAGGGCGGCTACGACCTGGTGCGGGAGGCCGTGCGCAAGCCCCCGGTGGTGGAAGAGCGGCTCAGCCGCATGATGCTCGAATACCTGCTGGAGCAGGGCTTCGAGGCGGGCAGCGAGTTCATCTCGATCTTCGATTCCTCACAAATGGCCATCCGGCCGCATCGCGAGCCCATGGGCATGGACCTGGTGATGACCGAGGGCGATCTGGTCATCTGCGACGCCACCGTGTCCGGACCCGGCGGCTACTACAGCGACTTCGCCCGGACCTTCTGCCACGGCACTCCGTCCCAGGCGGACAAGGACCGCTACGCGGAAGCGTACGCGACGCTCCAGGAGGCACTGGCTTACGTTCGGCCCGGTCCGTGCACGGAGCTGTTCGCGCGCTTCGGCCGGGACTCCACTTCGCGGCTCCCCGGCCTGGACGGCTTTCACGGTGTGGGCATGTGCATCTACGAGGCGCCCTGGCTGCGCGGGTTCGATCCGCCGGAGTACAACCTGTCCCTGGAAGAGAACATGATCATCGCCTTCGAGATCAACCACCACCCGGTGAAGCTGGAGCACCTGCTGCGAGTCACGGCGGACGGCGCCGAGATCCTTTCTACCTATCCCATGGAGCCGGAGCTGACGCCGGCGTAG
- the nthA gene encoding nitrile hydratase subunit alpha, translating to MAHEHEPGEEHEAGPRHELSHWAKRAYAMRDILIDKGVVTEEDIRQHAEFTESKTPANGARLVALAWTDPEFKARFVADPKKVCAEMGIDASTLNEFVVLENTDTVRHMVVCTLCSCYPRPILGRPPDWYKSFNYRKRAVNDPRGVMREFGLEVSDDVEVRVHDSTADMRYLVIPARPADTENLSVEELEKLVTRDSMIGVMDALAAVPG from the coding sequence ATGGCACACGAACACGAACCGGGAGAGGAGCACGAGGCGGGGCCGCGGCATGAGCTGAGCCACTGGGCCAAGCGCGCCTACGCCATGCGCGACATCCTTATCGACAAGGGTGTCGTCACCGAGGAGGACATCCGCCAGCATGCGGAGTTCACCGAGTCCAAGACGCCGGCCAACGGCGCCCGGCTGGTGGCGCTCGCCTGGACCGATCCCGAGTTCAAGGCGCGCTTCGTGGCGGATCCCAAGAAGGTGTGCGCCGAGATGGGCATCGACGCGAGCACGCTCAACGAGTTCGTGGTCCTGGAGAACACGGACACGGTGCGCCACATGGTGGTATGCACGCTGTGTTCGTGCTACCCGCGTCCGATCCTGGGACGGCCGCCCGACTGGTACAAGAGCTTCAACTACCGCAAGCGCGCGGTGAACGACCCGAGAGGGGTCATGCGTGAGTTCGGCCTGGAAGTGTCCGACGACGTCGAGGTCCGGGTGCACGACAGCACCGCGGACATGCGTTATCTGGTGATCCCGGCGCGCCCGGCGGACACCGAGAACCTGAGCGTCGAGGAGCTTGAGAAGCTCGTGACGCGAGACAGCATGATCGGTGTGATGGACGCGTTGGCGGCCGTTCCGGGATAG
- a CDS encoding nitrile hydratase subunit beta, giving the protein MSGGAVFRDGAAVRVKSHFQPGHVRTPFYIKGKTGWVERCYGEFRNPESLGHSGDGLPRVRLYLVGFHQQDVWDGYNAGSKDKIFVDIFEHWLEPAAEAGA; this is encoded by the coding sequence ATGAGCGGTGGAGCGGTTTTCCGGGACGGCGCGGCGGTGCGGGTGAAGTCCCACTTCCAGCCGGGCCACGTGCGCACGCCGTTCTACATCAAGGGCAAGACCGGCTGGGTGGAACGGTGCTACGGCGAGTTCCGCAACCCGGAGTCCCTGGGCCACAGCGGTGACGGGTTGCCGCGGGTGCGGCTCTACCTGGTGGGCTTTCACCAACAGGACGTGTGGGACGGTTACAACGCGGGCAGCAAGGACAAGATCTTCGTGGATATCTTCGAGCACTGGCTCGAGCCCGCCGCCGAGGCGGGCGCCTGA
- a CDS encoding nitrile hydratase subunit beta has protein sequence MKRTHDMGGDPDAGALDRTEHAMDDWEVLADALNQVLGVKGIKCTDETRRAREDMDSEAYLSLSYYERWIASLETILVEKGLVTREEVDRKVAELEERWGEP, from the coding sequence ATGAAGAGGACCCATGACATGGGCGGGGACCCCGACGCGGGGGCCCTCGACCGCACTGAACACGCGATGGACGACTGGGAGGTTCTCGCCGACGCGCTGAACCAGGTGCTCGGGGTAAAGGGCATCAAGTGCACCGATGAAACCCGGCGCGCGCGGGAGGATATGGATTCGGAAGCGTATCTGTCGCTGAGCTACTACGAGCGCTGGATCGCCAGCCTGGAGACCATCCTGGTGGAGAAGGGTCTTGTGACCCGGGAAGAGGTGGACCGGAAGGTGGCTGAGCTGGAAGAGCGCTGGGGTGAGCCATGA